GGCGGCCCGGGCGAGCGCCCTGCGGGTCGGCGTGGCGCGCCGGGCCCGGGCCGCTACGCTCTGCCGACAAGGGGAGGGACCTCCCTCACCTGCGTGTCTGCCGGCCGACGGAGGTTCTGCCCGATGGAGAAGCGTCACCTGGGACGGACCGGGCTGCGGGTCTCCAGACTCGGCCTCGGCACCATGACCTGGGGACGGGACACCGACGAGCACGACGCCGCCGAACAGCTCAAGACCTTCGTCGACGCGGGCGGCACCCTGCTGGACACCGCCGACGTCTACGCCGACGGTGGCGCGGAGTACCTGATCTCCCGGCTGACGGACAGTCTGATCCCCCGCTCCGAACTGGTCATCGCCACCAAGGCGGGCAGCGTCCCGGACTCCGACCGCCGCTTCGACACCTCGCGTGGCAGCCTGCTCTCCGCCCTGGACGCCTCGCTGCGTCGGCTCGGCACCGACTACGTGGACCTCTGGCAGGTGCACGCCTTCGACCCGGCCACCCCCGACGAGGAGACCCTGTACGCGCTCGACCTGGCGGTGGCCAGCGGCCGGGCCCGGTACGTCGGCGTCTCCAACTACTCGGGCTGGCAGCTCGCCAAGGCCGCCGCCTGGCAGCGCGCCCACCCCGGGCGGGTGCCGCTGGCCGGGACGCAGATGGAGTACTCGCTGCTCCAGCGCGGCATCGAACGCGAGGTGGTGCCCGCCGCCCTCGACGCCGGGGTCGGCCTGATCGCCTCCTCGCCGCTCGGCCGGGGCGTGCTCACCGGCAAGTACCGGCACGCCGTACCGCCCGAGTCGCGCGGCGCCTCGCCGTACCTCTCCGGCTTCGTGCAGCCGTACCTCGGCGACCGGTCCCGGCGGATCGTGGACGCCCTCGCCACCGCCGCCGACGGACTGGCCAGCAGCCCGCTCGCGGTCGCGCTGTCCTGGGTACGGGACCGGCCCGGGGTGGCGAGCGCGCTGATCGGGGCCCGGACGGCCGGTCAGCTGCGGTCGGCGCTGTCGGTGGAGACGCTTACGCTTCCGGATGAGATCCGCGGTGCGCTGGACGACGTTTCGGCCCCGGTGCACCGCTACCCGGACCAAGGCTGGACGGAGCTGTAGGAGCGAAGTGATGGGCGACGTGGAGGAAGTACAGAACGTGGCCGAGGGCGCTCCGGAGGTCGTGACTCCGGCTCAGGACGCGGCGGAGCAGGCCCCCGAGGTCGTGACTCCGACTCAACAGCCGGACGCGGTGGCCGCGTTGGCCGAGGCGATCCGTACGGCCGGTGCCGCCGCCCCCGCCGCGGCCGCCGTGGACGGGCAGCGCGAGCAGGCGCTGCGCGACACCGCCGAGGTGCTCACCGCCGGTGGTGCGCCGGCCGAGTTCGCCGGTGCCGCGGTGGCCCTGCTCGGTGACGGCGCCGCCGCCGCCCTCCGCGAGGACCCGTGGGCCGTGCTGGCGCTGCCCGGTGTCCGGCCCGACCAGGCGGACGGCTTCGCCCGGGGCCTGCTCGGCGCCGAGGCCGGGCCCGGCGACCCGCGGCGGGCGCAGGCCCTGGTGCCGTGGGTGCTGGAGCAGGCCGCGCTGCGCGGGCACTCCGCGATGGAGATCGGCGAGGTGGCGGCCGGGCTGGAGAAGCTCGGGCTGCCGGACGCCGCCGCCGCGCTCCAGGAGGTCGTGGTGGACGGCCGGGTGATGGCCTTTCAGGAGGAGCTCCCCGGCCACCGCCCCTCGGACGACGAGGAGGACGAGCCCCCGATGCGGACGCTGCTCGCCCTCGAACGGCTGGCGCTGGCGGAGGAGAGCCTCGCCGACGGCCTGGTCCGGGTGATGTCCACCTTCGTCCCGGGCACGGACGACGAGGCCGAGACCTCAGAGGCTGAGGCTTCTGAAGGCGAGGCTTCCGAGGCTGGGGCTTCCGAAAGCGACGAGAGCGGCCACCCCGCCCAGCCCGGCCCGGCCGCCTGGGAGGCGGCCGCCGTCGCTGCGCCGTCCTCCTCCGCGACCGCGCTGGTCCGGGCGGTGGCCGAGAGTGCCGTGGTGCTGCACACCGGCGGCGAGGCCGCCCGCGCGGAGCCCGCCGCGCTGCTCAGCGCCGCCCGGGGGCTCGGGCTGCGCGCCTGGGCCGTGACCTGGACGGCGGAGGGCCGGGACAGCCTCCGGGCCGCCACCGACGCCTCCGAAGTGGCCGTCCTGGCCGAGCTGTTGGCCGGTGCGGCCGGTCCAGGCCGGGCCCCCGACGGCTCGCTCGCGCTCGACCTGCTGATCGTGCTGGACGCCCCGCTGCTCGACGTCGAGCTCGCCGCCACCCTGCTGGAGGCGCTCGCCGACGGCACCCGGCTGGTGCTCAGCGGCGACCCGGGGCAGCTCTGGTCCGCCGGGGCGGGCCGGTTCTTCGCCGACCTGCTGGCGGCCAAGGTCTGCCCCGCCGTGGCGTCCCGGACGCCCGACTTCGGCCCGATCGGCGAGCTGGTCTCCGGCATCGGGGTCGGCGAGCTGCAGCCGGTCGAGGCGCCGGACAAGGAGGTGGTGATCCTCACCGCCAAGGACGGCGCCGAGGCGGTGCACCGCGCGGTGCAGCTGCTCACCGACTCCATCCCGCGCGCGCTCGGCATCCCCGCCGAGCAGGTGGTCCTGCTGACGCCCGGGCACGGCGGTGGTGCGGGCACCAGGGCGCTGAACGCGGCGGCCAAGGCCCGGCTCAACCCCGGCCCCGGCCGGTTCGGCGGCTTCGACCCGGGCGACCGGGTGGTGCACTCCCCCGCCCCCGGCGTGGTCCGGCTCGGCCGGGTGCTGGACGGCGACGCCGCCGGGCTGCACCTGGAGCTGACCGACGGCTCCCGGCTCACCCTCTCCCCCGCCCAGGCCGCCGGGCTGCGGCACGGCTGGGCGCTGACCGGCCATCAGGCGGTCGGCCGGCGCTGGCCCGGCGTGGTCGCCGTGCTGCCGGAGGACGCGGCCGCCGGGCTGACCAGGCAGTGGGTGTACACCGCCTTCGGCCGGGCCGAGCGTCACCTGTCGGTGGTGCACGCGGCAGGTCAGGCGCTGCCGCAGGCGGTCGCCGAGCGCACCGCACAGCCGCGCACCACCCGACTCCGGGCCATCCTGGCGGAGCAGGCCGAGCAGGCGTACTGACCGCTCGACCCGGACGACAGCGAGAGGGGCGGGGCCGCGACGGCCCCGCCCCTCTCTGCCGTACCGGCTACTCCTCGTCGAGCGCGTCCAGGTCGTCGTCGTAGACCTCACTGACGTCGAACCGGCAGATCAGCAGCTGCGGGTCGGCCCCGTCGAACGGCTCCGGCAGCCACTCCCCCGGGTCGGACGGCTCGGTGGCGGCCACCCAGATCGTCGAGTCGCCCTCCTCCAGGCCGAACTCCTCGCAGCGGGCCGCGATCTCGTCCGGCTCGTACTCGCCGAACAGCACGCCGATCGCGGCGTTCACCGCGCCGCCCGCCGGATCGCCGCCCGGGGTCAGCGAGCCGTCCACCCGCTCGGCCTGCTCGCGCAGCCGCTTCGGGTCCGCCACCAGGTAGTCGCGGCGGATCAGCACGCTGATCGCCTCGGGCTGGTCCGGGCCCGAGTAGCCACCCGAGCCCTCGTCGCCGGGCACCTCGAACGGGGTGACCTCGTCGTAGACCTCGTACAGGATCTGGTCGTAGGCGATGGCCGCCGCAGCGAGCTCCTCGTAGGCGCCGGCCACGGCGGGATCGTCCGCTGTGGTGGGGCCGGAGACCGCTGCCAGGTGGCGGTCGATGGCGGACTTGACCGCCTCGGCGGCGGCCCGTACGTCGATGATGGAGTGCTGCGCGGCATCAGACATGGTGCTGACGCTATCTCCCCCCGGGCACAACACGCACAGGGGTTGTCGTCTACGTCCGGGAATTCACCGCAACTTCCGCCCGGATGTCCGGTCCGGACGGATCTGTACCGCGCCCGGACCGCTCCGTCCGCCTCCCCGACCGGGCGCGTCGCGACCGCCGAGCCGGGGTATCTCGTCAGTGGTACGAAAACTGATTGACTGTCAGCCGCGCTCGGCCCAGGCTCGGCGGACGCGGCAGGCGGCCCCGGTGGGCCGAGCCGGCCCTGGTTGTCGCAGGCAGGTCGTACCCTTGCCTGCAAGCGTCCCGCAGGAGGAAAGTCTTGACCCCACCCAAGCTGGTTCGGCAGCCGGAGTACGAGTACCAGTCGCTCAGCATCCCGCGCGGCACCAGCCGCAACGCGGCCCGGCAGCTGCTCACCGAGCACGCCGAGTACGGGCACTGGGAGCTGGACAGGCTCAAGCTCTTCCCGGACGGCCGTCGGACGGTCCTGCTGCGCCGCCGCATCATCCGGCAGGTCCGCAGCTGGTGACCCGTGGGGGTGGGCCCGGCCGGGCCCACCCCTCGCCGAGTCTCAGACGCCGACCCGGGAGCGGCGGTACAGCACGCCGCCGCCGATCAGCAGGGCCGCGCCGGCCGCGGTGATCAGCTGCAGCCCCTCCGAGCCGGTCTGCGCCAGCTGGGCCCGGCTCGCCGCGGCGGGTGCCACCGGGGCCGGGGCGGGCGGCGGGGTCTCGGTGTACGAGGCGGGGGCCACGGCCGCCGCCGGGGTGCCGATCTCGTCCGCACCGGGCAGGCCGCCTCGGCCCGCGCCGTGACCGGAGCCGGTGCCCTCGCTCGCCGGCGGGGTGGTGCCGGGCGGCTGGGTGCTCGCGGGCGGCGGCGGGTTGTGCGTGCCGGGGTGGCAGTCCTCGTCCTGGGCGGGCGGCGGCGGGGTGGCGACGTTGCCGCAGTCGTTCCCGAAGGCGGGGTTGCCGACGCCGACCACGTTGACCGAGTTGCCGCAGGCGTTGATCGGCACCGAGACCGGGGCGTGGATGTTGTTGCCGGACGCCACGCCCGGCGAGTTGCCGGCACTGCCGTGGGCCTCGGCACCCCGGGTCTCGGCGCCCTTCCCCGGGCCCGAACTGTTGGCGCAGTCGTTGCCCATCGCGGGGTTGAGCAGGCCGACCACACTCACCGTGTTGCCGCAGGCGTTGACGGGGATGTCCACCGGCGCCTGGATGTTGTTGCCGGACCCGACGCCGGGCGAGTTGGCGACCGCACCCTGCGCGTCCGAGCTCGCGTAGGCGTAGCCCGACGCCGAGGCCAGCACGCTGCCGGTGGCGACTGCGGTGAGGATGCCCCTCTTTGCGACCTGACGCATGTACTCCCCTGATGATGAGTTGTGATTGTCGGAATTCCTGACGCGGTCTTCCCCGGTACACCGAACAACGAGTCCGGGCGTTCTACGGTTGAGCCGAACGAGCGCTTTCACCCCATCGAGTGACGGGCGCCACTCCCCGGAAAGACCGATGGACCCCTGCGCGTTTTTGCCAGGGGTCCATCGGTCTCACTCTCTCAGCGGTCAGCCCGGCCCGAACGGCCGGTGACTGCTCAGAAGTTGGCGCAGTTGTTGCCGAACGCCGGGTTCAGCAGGCCGATCACGCTGACGGTGTTGCCGCAGAGGTTCACCGGCACGTGCACCGGAACCTGCACGTTGTTACCGGACAGCACGCCGGGCGAGTTGGTCGCGAAACCGTTCGCGGCCGCGCCACCGTGGGCGGCCGCGGCACCCGCACCCGCGAGCACCAGACCACCGGTGGCGGCGGCGACAGCGACGATCTTCTTGACCTTCATGGGTATTCCTCCTGGTCGATTCCTGTGTCCCACAGGCCGTTGTTCCGGCCTGCATATGGGTGAACGACGCTGGGCCGAACGGGGTACGGAGTGGATCACCCATTCACTCTCAGCGGTGACAACTCGTACACACAGTCGGCCAGTTGACTACGGGAGGAATCCTTTCTGCACTCGGCGTTTCACCGTTCCGCTCGTCATTAGCTCCGACAAGCGGACGGCCCACCTCCGGGGAACCCCGGGGTGGGCCGTCCTCCTGACTGCGGATCAGCAGGCGTCGACTCAGCAGGCGTCGATGAACCGGTCCAGCACGCGCACGCCGAACTTCAGGCCGTCCACCGGCACCCGCTCGTCCACGCCGTGGAACATCCCGGCGAAGTCCAGCTCCGGCGGGAGCTGCAGCGGCGCGAAGCCGAAGCACCGGATGCCCAGGTCCTGGAAGGACTTCGCGTCCGTGCCGCCGGACAGGCAGTACGGCACCGCCCGGGCGATCGGGTCCTCGGCCTGCAGGGCCGACTGCATCGCCTCCACCAGCGCACCGTCGAAGTCGGTCTCCAGCGCCTTGTCGTAGTGCAGGCTCTCCCGCTTCACCCGGGGCCCGAGCACACTGTCCAGCTCGGCCAGGAACTCCTCCTCGTGGCCGGGCAGGAAGCGGCCGTCCACGTGCGCGGTGGCCTGGCCGGGGATCACGTTCACCTTGTAGCCGGCGCCGAGCATGGTCGGCTGGGCGGTGTTGCGCAGCGTGGTGCCGATCATCTTGGCGATGCCGCCGAGCACCCGGAGCGTCTCGTCCATGTCGTTCGGGTCGAGCTTCACGCCCAGCGCGTCCGACAGCTCATTCAGGAACGCCTGCACCGTCTTGGTGATCCGGAGCGGGAAGGTGTGCTTCCCCAGCCGGGCCACCGCCTCGCACAGCTCGGTGATCGCGTTGTCGTCGTTCGCCATCGAGCCGTGGCCGGCCCGGCCCTCGACGGTGAGCCGCATCCAGTGCATGCCCTTCTGTGCCGTCTCCACCAGGTACAGCCGCACCTGGTCGTTGACGGTGAAGGAGAAGCCGCCGACCTCGCCGATCCCCTCGGTGACGCCCTCGAACAGCTCCGGGTGCTTGTCCACCAGGTAGCGGGCACCGTACGTGCCGCCCGCCTCCTCGTCCGCGACGAAGGCCAGCACCAGGTCACGCGGGGGCTTCCGCCCGGTCCGCAGCCGGTCGCGGACGACGGCCAGCGTCATCGCGTCCATGTCCTTCATGTCCACCGCGCCGCGGCCCCAGACACAACCGTCCGCGATCTCGCCGCCGAACGGGTCGTACGTCCAGTCCGCCGCGTTGGCCGGCACCACATCGGTGTGGCCGTGGATCAGCAGCCCGGGCCGCGAACGGTCCTCGCCCTCGATCCGCACCACGGTCGAGGCCCGGCCCTTGGCCGACTCGTAGATCTTCGGCTCCAGCCCGAACTCCGCCAGCTGCTCCGCGACGTACTCCGCCGCCTTGCGCTCCCCCGGACCCGACCCGTCACCGTAGTTACTGGTGTCGATCCGGATCAGGTCCCGACAGATCTCGGCGACCTCCGACTCAGCCGTCACCTTCGCCTCGCTCACGGTCACTCCTCGTCGTCTCGCCCACCCGGCGCACCTCCACGCCACCCCGGCACCCAACGGCCGGAGCCCTGCGGGCACGGTCCCGCCATCCTCCCCCAGGACCCGCCCCACCCCAAGGGCATTCCCCCGGATCCAAGCCGCACGGCCCCCGCCAGGGACGGTTTTGGGTCCTGGTGCCGTTCCTTGCTACAGTTACACATGTCGACGCGGGCAACAGACCGCGAAGACAACACCCGGTCCGGGTGGCGGAATGGCAGACGCGCTAGCTTGAGGTGCTAGTGCCCTTTATCGGGCGTGGGGGTTCAAGTCCCCCCTCGGACACATTGTTTGTACAGGCTTCCGGTTCGCCGGGAAGCTTGAATCGTCGCCCGCATCAGACTTCGGTCTGGTGCGGGCGTTCGGCGTTTCCGGGCCCGTTCGCATCGTTGGGGCCCGGTGCGGCGTCGGCACGCTCCGGTCACACCCGGGTTGCAGCGGGGTTACGGCGCATCCGTTGTCTTGACGGCCCAACCGAGGGAACTGCATACTCACATCCCGATGGGTTAAACGATTAAACACAGCGGAAACGAGGTCGACTCACCATGGCCCGGGTGCGTATGTCCGATGTCGCGGCCGCCGCCGGCGTCTCGACCGCCACCGTCTCCATGGTGCTCAGCGGTGCGGGCAGCGACCGCATCTCGCCGCAGACGCAGGCCCGGGTCCGCGAGGCGGCCAAGGCGGCCGGGTACGCGCCGAACTCCGTGGCGCGCAGCCTGCGGACTCAGCGGACCCGGACGATCGGGCTGATCTCCGACACCATCGCCACCACCCCCTTCGCCGGGCGGATGCTGGCGGGCGCCAACGACGTCGCCCGGGATCACGGGCACCTGGTCATCCTGGTGAACACCGACGACGACGCGGAGCAGGAGCGGAAGGCGATCCTCGCCCTGGTCGGCCAGCAGGTCGACGCCATGCTCTATGCCCGGATGTGGCACCGCGCGGTGGACGCGCCGGCCGGCCTCCCGGCGGGCACCGTCTTCCTGGACTGCCGTCCGACGGAAGGCGGTTGGCCGGCGGTGGTACCGGACGACCGGCAAGGCGGGGCGTCGGCGACACGTGAGCTGGTGGCCGCGGGTCACCGCCGGATCGCCTACGTCGATGCTCCCAACCCTGACGAGGTCGTCGCCTCGGAGCTTCGCCACCAGGGCTATCTGGAGGTGCTCGCCGAGTCGGGCATCACCCCCGATCCGGCCCTGCACGTGCGCGCGGCAACCGACGCCGCGGGCGGGCGCGCGGCCGTCGAGGAACTGCTGGACCTGCCGACGTCGCGGCGTCCGACCGCGATCTTCTGCTTCAACGACCGTATGGCGATGGGCGCTTACACCGCTGCCCACCGTCGCGGCCTGGCGATCCCCGACGACCTGTCGATCGTCGGCTACGACGACCAGCAGCTGATCGCCTCGGAACTGGATCCGCCGCTCACCACGGTCGCACTACCCCACTACGAGATGGGCCGCTGGGCCATGGAGGTCGCCCTGGGGCTGCGGGAGTCCGACCGGGACAACCCGCT
This genomic interval from Kitasatospora gansuensis contains the following:
- a CDS encoding chaplin family protein, yielding MRQVAKRGILTAVATGSVLASASGYAYASSDAQGAVANSPGVGSGNNIQAPVDIPVNACGNTVSVVGLLNPAMGNDCANSSGPGKGAETRGAEAHGSAGNSPGVASGNNIHAPVSVPINACGNSVNVVGVGNPAFGNDCGNVATPPPPAQDEDCHPGTHNPPPPASTQPPGTTPPASEGTGSGHGAGRGGLPGADEIGTPAAAVAPASYTETPPPAPAPVAPAAASRAQLAQTGSEGLQLITAAGAALLIGGGVLYRRSRVGV
- a CDS encoding helix-hairpin-helix domain-containing protein, with amino-acid sequence MGDVEEVQNVAEGAPEVVTPAQDAAEQAPEVVTPTQQPDAVAALAEAIRTAGAAAPAAAAVDGQREQALRDTAEVLTAGGAPAEFAGAAVALLGDGAAAALREDPWAVLALPGVRPDQADGFARGLLGAEAGPGDPRRAQALVPWVLEQAALRGHSAMEIGEVAAGLEKLGLPDAAAALQEVVVDGRVMAFQEELPGHRPSDDEEDEPPMRTLLALERLALAEESLADGLVRVMSTFVPGTDDEAETSEAEASEGEASEAGASESDESGHPAQPGPAAWEAAAVAAPSSSATALVRAVAESAVVLHTGGEAARAEPAALLSAARGLGLRAWAVTWTAEGRDSLRAATDASEVAVLAELLAGAAGPGRAPDGSLALDLLIVLDAPLLDVELAATLLEALADGTRLVLSGDPGQLWSAGAGRFFADLLAAKVCPAVASRTPDFGPIGELVSGIGVGELQPVEAPDKEVVILTAKDGAEAVHRAVQLLTDSIPRALGIPAEQVVLLTPGHGGGAGTRALNAAAKARLNPGPGRFGGFDPGDRVVHSPAPGVVRLGRVLDGDAAGLHLELTDGSRLTLSPAQAAGLRHGWALTGHQAVGRRWPGVVAVLPEDAAAGLTRQWVYTAFGRAERHLSVVHAAGQALPQAVAERTAQPRTTRLRAILAEQAEQAY
- a CDS encoding DUF5703 family protein; this encodes MTPPKLVRQPEYEYQSLSIPRGTSRNAARQLLTEHAEYGHWELDRLKLFPDGRRTVLLRRRIIRQVRSW
- a CDS encoding aldo/keto reductase, coding for MEKRHLGRTGLRVSRLGLGTMTWGRDTDEHDAAEQLKTFVDAGGTLLDTADVYADGGAEYLISRLTDSLIPRSELVIATKAGSVPDSDRRFDTSRGSLLSALDASLRRLGTDYVDLWQVHAFDPATPDEETLYALDLAVASGRARYVGVSNYSGWQLAKAAAWQRAHPGRVPLAGTQMEYSLLQRGIEREVVPAALDAGVGLIASSPLGRGVLTGKYRHAVPPESRGASPYLSGFVQPYLGDRSRRIVDALATAADGLASSPLAVALSWVRDRPGVASALIGARTAGQLRSALSVETLTLPDEIRGALDDVSAPVHRYPDQGWTEL
- a CDS encoding LacI family DNA-binding transcriptional regulator; its protein translation is MSDVAAAAGVSTATVSMVLSGAGSDRISPQTQARVREAAKAAGYAPNSVARSLRTQRTRTIGLISDTIATTPFAGRMLAGANDVARDHGHLVILVNTDDDAEQERKAILALVGQQVDAMLYARMWHRAVDAPAGLPAGTVFLDCRPTEGGWPAVVPDDRQGGASATRELVAAGHRRIAYVDAPNPDEVVASELRHQGYLEVLAESGITPDPALHVRAATDAAGGRAAVEELLDLPTSRRPTAIFCFNDRMAMGAYTAAHRRGLAIPDDLSIVGYDDQQLIASELDPPLTTVALPHYEMGRWAMEVALGLRESDRDNPLLMNCPIIRRDSVGPPPITAGN
- a CDS encoding M20/M25/M40 family metallo-hydrolase, whose protein sequence is MTVSEAKVTAESEVAEICRDLIRIDTSNYGDGSGPGERKAAEYVAEQLAEFGLEPKIYESAKGRASTVVRIEGEDRSRPGLLIHGHTDVVPANAADWTYDPFGGEIADGCVWGRGAVDMKDMDAMTLAVVRDRLRTGRKPPRDLVLAFVADEEAGGTYGARYLVDKHPELFEGVTEGIGEVGGFSFTVNDQVRLYLVETAQKGMHWMRLTVEGRAGHGSMANDDNAITELCEAVARLGKHTFPLRITKTVQAFLNELSDALGVKLDPNDMDETLRVLGGIAKMIGTTLRNTAQPTMLGAGYKVNVIPGQATAHVDGRFLPGHEEEFLAELDSVLGPRVKRESLHYDKALETDFDGALVEAMQSALQAEDPIARAVPYCLSGGTDAKSFQDLGIRCFGFAPLQLPPELDFAGMFHGVDERVPVDGLKFGVRVLDRFIDAC
- a CDS encoding chaplin, with protein sequence MKVKKIVAVAAATGGLVLAGAGAAAAHGGAAANGFATNSPGVLSGNNVQVPVHVPVNLCGNTVSVIGLLNPAFGNNCANF